Proteins from a single region of Geothrix sp. PMB-07:
- a CDS encoding TMEM165/GDT1 family protein — translation MNRSLFWTTFGTVFLAEVGDKTQLAAMTATVRSGQIWTVFLAASAALVCATAIGVAVGGVLFKYIPEPAIKWAAGTAFIAVGLWVLIKG, via the coding sequence ATGAATCGCTCCCTCTTTTGGACCACCTTCGGCACCGTCTTCCTCGCGGAAGTGGGCGACAAGACCCAGCTCGCGGCCATGACCGCCACGGTGCGCAGCGGCCAGATCTGGACCGTCTTCCTCGCGGCCAGCGCGGCCCTGGTGTGCGCCACGGCCATTGGCGTGGCCGTGGGCGGCGTGCTCTTCAAATACATCCCGGAGCCGGCCATCAAGTGGGCCGCCGGCACGGCCTTCATCGCGGTGGGGCTGTGGGTGCTGATCAAGGGCTGA
- a CDS encoding thiol-disulfide oxidoreductase DCC family protein — translation MGADQGLTRLFFDGECGLCDRTVRLVARHDRSRDIRFAPLGGGTFQRCVAESERANLPDSLVVQRPEGELLLRSEAVIHLLSRMGPGWRTLGWVMGWIPRFLRDGLYGLVAWLRPARRVCARNGSGPDDRFEP, via the coding sequence GTGGGTGCTGATCAAGGGCTGACCAGGCTCTTCTTCGACGGCGAGTGTGGTCTCTGCGACCGAACCGTGCGCCTGGTGGCGCGTCATGACCGTTCGCGGGACATCCGGTTCGCGCCTCTGGGAGGCGGCACGTTCCAGCGGTGCGTGGCCGAATCCGAACGGGCGAACCTGCCGGACAGCCTGGTGGTGCAGAGGCCTGAGGGTGAGCTGCTCCTCCGGTCGGAGGCCGTGATCCACCTTCTGAGCCGGATGGGTCCGGGGTGGCGCACGCTGGGGTGGGTCATGGGATGGATTCCCCGGTTTCTGAGGGATGGGCTCTACGGCTTGGTGGCCTGGTTGCGTCCAGCAAGGCGTGTTTGTGCAAGGAATGGCTCGGGCCCGGATGACCGCTTCGAGCCATAG
- a CDS encoding YjfB family protein: MEVSAAGSVAQSQALVQGQVAVSVLKKSLDITAEQGAELAKILANSAGVGQRVDQYA; the protein is encoded by the coding sequence ATGGAAGTCAGCGCTGCAGGTTCCGTCGCCCAGTCCCAGGCCCTGGTCCAAGGCCAGGTGGCCGTGAGCGTGCTGAAGAAGTCCCTGGATATCACTGCCGAACAGGGCGCCGAACTGGCCAAGATCCTGGCCAATTCCGCCGGCGTGGGACAGCGGGTCGATCAATACGCCTGA
- the fliW gene encoding flagellar assembly protein FliW: protein MTQPTEATPGSTPAPDEGTLLTFPKGLVGFPHLRAFRLVEPPDAYPLKFLQSAEDESVSFVCIDPASVKADYEVPLGTEEAQALQLEAPSDAMVLTLVVIPEDARHMTTNLAGPLVINVKLRICFQIVLSSDKYPLRFPILAPI from the coding sequence ATGACCCAACCCACCGAAGCCACTCCCGGTTCGACCCCGGCCCCTGATGAAGGCACCCTCCTGACCTTCCCCAAGGGGTTGGTGGGGTTCCCCCACCTCAGAGCCTTCCGGCTCGTGGAACCCCCGGATGCCTATCCCTTGAAGTTCCTCCAATCCGCCGAGGACGAGAGCGTCTCGTTCGTCTGCATCGACCCCGCCAGCGTGAAAGCGGATTATGAAGTGCCTCTGGGCACCGAGGAGGCCCAGGCCCTTCAGCTGGAGGCCCCCTCCGATGCCATGGTGCTCACCCTGGTGGTGATCCCCGAAGATGCCCGCCACATGACCACCAACCTGGCCGGCCCCCTGGTCATCAACGTGAAACTCCGCATTTGCTTCCAGATCGTCCTCAGCTCGGATAAATACCCGCTGCGGTTTCCGATTCTCGCCCCCATTTGA
- the csrA gene encoding carbon storage regulator CsrA, translating into MLVITRKAEQSIVIGGEIEVVVLGISKDGVRLGIKAPQSVQVHRREVFDAIAAENRAAAKAKVPVQDAVALLRTAHVRKPSSR; encoded by the coding sequence ATGCTTGTAATCACCCGGAAAGCCGAGCAATCCATCGTCATCGGTGGCGAGATCGAGGTGGTCGTCCTCGGCATCTCCAAGGATGGTGTGCGGCTGGGCATCAAGGCACCCCAGAGCGTCCAGGTGCATCGCCGCGAGGTCTTCGATGCCATCGCCGCCGAAAACCGAGCCGCCGCCAAGGCCAAAGTGCCCGTGCAGGATGCCGTCGCCCTCCTCCGAACCGCTCATGTCCGGAAGCCCAGCAGCCGATAG